TCCGGAAAAGAAGCAAATAGACTGTCTAAATAAGCTGTAATTGTATCCATGGGCGATCCTCCAAGGTTCAATTTTGACAAGTAATTAGTTCAAAAATAAATCGACCACATGCTTAACCTGATGCCATTCCTCGACCTTCATAGCAAGAAAAGCGCGGCCACTGGGGGTGATGCGATAATAAGTGCGGGGTTTACCGTTCGTAACATCACCCGGATAAGCTTCAATATAGCCGTTTTTGCTCAAGCGAGTGAAGGCGGCGTAAAGTGTGGTTTCGCGAATCATATACTGGTCATAGGTGCGCTCGCGGATTTCTTTGCCAATTTTGTATCCATAGGAATCACCTTGTTGCAAAATGGCAAGGACGAGTGCGTCGTTGTAACCACGCATGGCATCACTACTGATCACGGCGCTCCTCCTTTTGCGAGTTTTATACTGGTGTCAGTGAGATGCAGATGAGGTTCGTCTGAAATTTGCCGGCCGATTACTTCATCTGTTGGAGTAATACTAACATGATACAATCATTAGGTAAAGCAAAAAAAACACCTTCACATCAAGAAGGTGTCGTCAGATTTACTTGATTAGTGAACAAAAACCGTGACAAAGGTGATTAAACCAAACAGGATCCCGGGTACATTGGCGATGATGATCGGCCAATCTTTGGCAGGTTTCATCCAGCCATAACCGGTCCACAGGGTAGCGTTGATCATTGCCACCAACGGCTGAATCGGATTCACCGGTGTTCCAGAAAAGTTAGCCATGATTTCGGGAATGTACGAAACATACATTAAAATACAGGTAAAAGTTGCCAGCCTGCTGAGGAGATTCAGTCGCTTTGCTTTAACGGGGTCAATACCACTGTGATATTTTCCATTGTCAGCTTGCATCAAAAATGCCTCCTTTTGGAATAAAATAACCGTAACACGATCGAACGTGAAAACCAAGGAAGACATTAACGTGTGATAGAACCAAATAGGCGGCCTGACTTAAGTTGGCAGCTTTAGATTTTTTCTGAAAATGAATGAAATGAGGGAACATCATGGCAGAACAAGAAGCAGATACGGTCACACGCGTACAAAAACAAGAAGGCGCCGATGCCATCATGGATAAGGGATTTGTGACCGAACGGGATATTCCCGAAATGATGGCGGCGTCTTGGAGTGAAAAGCTATTGGCGGCGATTAATGACGAATTGCGGTTGCGTACTGTTAGCAATCGCGCTGTATTATAACGGTTCCATTATTATATGGGCGATGGCTCCATTATTTATGATCCGGGACAACTTAACTCGGAAGGGGCCAAGATTGCGTTGCAACACGCATTAGGTTTCCGGAAGTAGTAGCCCTTTAACTGGTGCCTGTCTAGCATTTTGAAACTAGTTTTCGGCGCTGAAGGTTCCGGTTAAAACAACCTTGCCGACCATATGACCCTCTTCGACGAGTTGGGTGGCGGCCTTTAGGTTGGCAACATTAATGCCGGTAAATTCTTTGGTCACCGAAGCTTTGATCTGTCCGTCTTGATACAGCGTCAAAAGCTTGCTTAGAATCGCACCTTGTGTGGCAACGCAGTAGTCGAAGTCAGTTTTGGCAAACATGTACTCGTAGTCAAAACTGGCCGCTTTGTCTTTGACAACGGCCAGATCAAGACCGCTTTGGGGACCGACAATGCAGCCGATGTGGCCAAAAGCACGAATTAACTGACTAGCGGTGGCAAGATACGGTTCCGGATGATAAAGCAAGGCAACGCCGTCAACGGTTTGAACGCCAGCCTGGCGAACCTGATTCACAAGATCTTTATGATAATCAAGTGGCGTTGCGACACCGTGAGTCCGCAACCAGTCATGATTTTTAGGACTGCTAGTTGCCAAAACATTTAACCCGCTCCATCGCGCCAGTTGACTCAGCATCGAACCGACGCCACCGGCACCGTTAATGATCAACAAATGCTGGCCTTTGTTGGCATTATATTCCGGGATGAAGCCCATTTTTTCAAAAAGCAGTTCCCACGCGGTCAAACCGACAAGCGGCAGTGCTGCGAGATCAGCGGTGGGTGCTTGTTTTGGCGCTAATGCGATCAGATCGGCGTCAACTGCCTGAAATTGTTGATCACTGCCGGGCTTGCGGGTAGTTCCGGCATAGATGACGCGATCGCCAACGTGGAAGGCAGTGACGGCAGAGCCAATTTGGGTAATGGTACCGACTGCATCATACCCAAGAATCTGTGGCGTTTTTTGTCGTGGTGCGGTTTGGCGGCGTTTGGTGTCAACCGGATTAACCGAGACCCCAGCCACTTGTACAATGACTTCATTGGGTTCCGGTGTTGGTACTGGTAGCGTGAAGCTTTGAAAGCTGTTGGGTTCAGTAATGGGTAGGCCTTCAGTGAAGCCGATGGCAATATTTTTTGGCATCTGAATTGTCCTTTCGTTTGATCGGTTATCTGTTGCTATTGTAACCTTTTTATTAAGAGAGTTGGAAATGCAGTGGTTATTTGGTAAAATGTGCAGGATATTGTAGAAAATGCGTTCGCAGTCGCAGAAATCTACATGTAAGGACCTCAAGCCTAAATGGCCACAGCCCAGCCATTTAGGCTTGAGGCCACTTACACTCCGATTTCTAAACGCTCCTGCCCACGCTCTCATAAAAAAGAACGTTCAATGACGAAGGAGGCAGCTCGTGAAAAAATTGAGTACAAAGCGTGAATTGATCGGCCTGATCGTTGTTTTGGTTTTGGCAGCGGCAGGCTTTGCATTCTTCGCGTGGTATACGATGCGGCCGGATGATGTCATTGGTACCATTGCAACGATTAGTTTCGGCATTGTTTTGGCTGCCTTGATTGGTATTGCGTTATTTTTGGATGCGGCGGCGACAACTCGGTGGCGCCGATTCTGGGTAGATCTTTTGTTTGCGGCGCTGATGTTGGCGCTCATCGACTACTTCTTCCTCGATACGACAACGCCGTGGCAGATGCTGATCGCCGGTGCCGGATTGGCATTAGCACTGGTTGCACTGCTGGCCATTAGAAAATTAGATGAATAAACGGGCTTTGTCCCGGCTGATCAATGATAAAAACGCCTCGGAAAATTTCCGAAGCGTTTTTTAAGTGGCAGCAATGGTTAGTTCGCGATTAGTTCATCCGCTGCACAGTAACCGGGACTGTTTTAGGAAGTACTTTTGTCAATTCAGTCATCAGGTTCTGAAGACTTGCCTGAAACGTTAGCCGGACCATGCGGCGCTTACTAAGGGCGAAAACCGCAACGACCAATTCCTGGCCATTAGGCAGACTGACAGGTGTCAACGTGATACTGGACATGTTGGTGTACGGAATAACCCGGGCCAGCAACCCATTTGCAATGAGTCGCGTTGGGGCCAAGCCACCTGTGCCCGCCATAATGGACAACACTAGGAAGATTGAAATGAACACAATGTACGGCATGTTGTTAACGCGGGTTGTCATGAACCAAAAACCAAGCAACACCGCCCAAACAAGTTGCGAAACCGCATAGCGTGAGGC
Above is a window of Lacticaseibacillus casei DSM 20011 = JCM 1134 = ATCC 393 DNA encoding:
- a CDS encoding zinc-binding alcohol dehydrogenase family protein, which gives rise to MPKNIAIGFTEGLPITEPNSFQSFTLPVPTPEPNEVIVQVAGVSVNPVDTKRRQTAPRQKTPQILGYDAVGTITQIGSAVTAFHVGDRVIYAGTTRKPGSDQQFQAVDADLIALAPKQAPTADLAALPLVGLTAWELLFEKMGFIPEYNANKGQHLLIINGAGGVGSMLSQLARWSGLNVLATSSPKNHDWLRTHGVATPLDYHKDLVNQVRQAGVQTVDGVALLYHPEPYLATASQLIRAFGHIGCIVGPQSGLDLAVVKDKAASFDYEYMFAKTDFDYCVATQGAILSKLLTLYQDGQIKASVTKEFTGINVANLKAATQLVEEGHMVGKVVLTGTFSAEN
- a CDS encoding SemiSWEET family transporter translates to MQADNGKYHSGIDPVKAKRLNLLSRLATFTCILMYVSYIPEIMANFSGTPVNPIQPLVAMINATLWTGYGWMKPAKDWPIIIANVPGILFGLITFVTVFVH
- a CDS encoding PadR family transcriptional regulator: MISSDAMRGYNDALVLAILQQGDSYGYKIGKEIRERTYDQYMIRETTLYAAFTRLSKNGYIEAYPGDVTNGKPRTYYRITPSGRAFLAMKVEEWHQVKHVVDLFLN